Proteins from one Rhinopithecus roxellana isolate Shanxi Qingling chromosome 18, ASM756505v1, whole genome shotgun sequence genomic window:
- the RNF6 gene encoding E3 ubiquitin-protein ligase RNF6 isoform X2, whose protein sequence is MLKACRKENKKARNLRMNQSRSRSDGGSEETLSQDHNHHENERRWQQERLHREEAYYQFINDLNDEDYRLMRDHNLLGTPGEITSEELQQRLDGVKEQLASQPDLRNGTNYRDSEVPRESSHEDSLLEWLNTFRRTGNATRSGQNGNQTWRAVSRTNPNSGEFRFSLEIHINHENRGFEIHGEDYTDIPLSDRNRAHTANRQQGSTSPVARRTRSQTSVNFSGSSSNIPRTRLASRGQNPAEGSFSTLGRLRTGTGGAAGIPRANASHTNISSHTNQSGGSELRQREGQRFGAAHVWENGDRSNVTVRNTNQRLEPIRLRSTFSSRSRSPIQRQSGTVYHSSQRESRPVQQTTRRSVRRRGRTRVFSEPDRERERRGTAYTPFSNSRLVSRITVEEGEESSRSSTAVRRHPTITLDLQVRRIRPGENRDRDSIANRTRSRVGLAENTVTIESNSGGFRRTISRLERSGIRTYVSTITVPLRRISENELVEPSSVALRSILRQIMTGFGELSSLMEAESESELQRNGQHLPEMHSELSNLGTVNNRSQHREGSSQDRQAQGVSTEMHGENETTQPHTGNSDNRGGRQLRNSNNLVETGTLPILRLAHFFLLNEGDDDDRIRGLTKEQIDNLSTRHYEHNSIDSELGKICSVCISDYVTGNKLRQLPCMHEFHIHCIDRWLSENCTCPICRQPVLGSNLANNG, encoded by the exons ATGTTAAAAGCATGTCGAAAGGAAAATAAG AAAGCCAGGAATCTCAGGATGAATCAGTCTAGATCTAGATCAGATGGTGGCAGTGAAGAAACCTTATCTCAAGACCATAATCATCATGAAAATGAGAGAAGATGGCAGCAAGAGCGTCTCCACAGAGAAGAGGCCTATTATCAGTTTATTAATGACCTCAATGATGAAGATTATCGGCTTATGAGAGACCATAACCTTTTAGGCACCCCTG gaGAAATAACATCAGAAGAACTGCAACAGCGGTTAGATGGCGTCAAGGAACAGCTAGCATCTCAGCCTGACTTGAGAAATGGAACGAATTACAGAG ACTCAGAAGTCCCTAGAGAAAGTTCACATGAAGATTCTCTTCTAGAATGGTTGAATACCTTTCGGCGCACAGGAAATGCAACTCGAAGTGGACAAAATGGGAACCAAACTTGGAGAGCTGTGAGTCGAACAAACCCGAACAGTGGAGAATTTCGGTTTAGTTTGGAAATCCACATAAATCATGAAAATAGAGGATTTGAAATTCATGGAGAAGATTATACAGACATTCCACTTTCAGATAGGAACAGAGCTCATACTGCAAATAGGCAACAAGGGTCCACTAGTCCTGTGGCTAGGCGAACAAGAAGCCAAACCTCAGTGAATTTCAGTGGTAGTAGTTCCAACATTCCAAGGACTAGGCTTGCTTCAAGGGGGCAAAATCCAGCTGAAGGATCTTTCTCAACACTGGGAAGGTTAAGAACTGGAACTGGGGGAGCAGCTGGCATTCCTCGAGCTAACGCCTCACACACTAATATCAGTAGTCACACAAACCAATCAGGTGGTAGTGAACTCAGGCAAAGGGAGGGGCAACGGTTTGGAGCAGCACATGTTTGGGAAAATGGGGATAGAAGTAATGTTACAGTGAGGAATACAAACCAAAGATTAGAGCCAATAAGATTACGATCTACTTTCAGTAGTCGAAGCCGTTCACCAATTCAGAGACAGAGTGGCACTGTTTATCATAGTTCCCAAAGGGAAAGTAGACCAGTACAGCAAACCACTAGAAGATCTGTTAGAAGGAGAGGTAGAACTCGAGTCTTTTCAGAGCCAGATAGAGAACGAGAACGCAGAGGTACTGCATATACCCCATTCTCTAATTCAAGGCTTGTGTCAAGAATAACagtagaagaaggagaagaatccAGCAGATCCTCAACTGCTGTACGACGACATCCAACAATCACACTGGACCTTCAAGTGAGAAGGATCCGTCCTGGAGAAAATAGAGATCGGGATAGTATTGCAAATAGAACTCGATCCAGAGTAGGGCTAGCAGAAAATACAGTCACTATTGAAAGCAATAGTGGGGGCTTTCGCCGAACCATTTCTCGTTTAGAGCGGTCAGGTATTCGAACCTATGTTAGTACCATAACAGTTCCTCTTCGTAGGATTTCTGAGAATGAGCTTGTTGAGCCATCATCAGTGGCTCTTCGGTCAATTTTAAGGCAGATCATGACTGGGTTTGGAGAACTGAGTTCTCTAATGGAGGCTGAATCTGAGTCAGAGCTTCAGAGAAATGGCCAGCATTTACCAGAGATGCACTCAGAACTAAGTAACTTAGGTACAGTTAACAACAGGAGCCAGCACAGGGAAGGTTCCTCTCAAGACAGGCAGGCCCAAGGAGTCAGCACTGAAATGCATGGTGAAAACGAGACCACCCAGCCTCATACTGGAAACAGTGACAATAGGGGTGGCAGGCAGTTGCGAAATTCAAACAATTTAGTTGAAACTGGAACACTACCTATTCTTCGCCTTGCTCACTTTTTTTTACTAAAtgaaggtgatgatgatgatcGAATACGTGGTTTAACCAAAGAGCAGATTGACAATCTTTCCACCCGGCACTATGAGCATAACAGTATTGATAGTGAACTAGGTAAAATCTGTAGTGTTTGTATCAGTGACTACGTAACTGGAAACAAGCTCAGGCAATTACCTTGCATGCATGAATTTCACATTCATTGTATTGACCGATGGCTCTCAGAGAATTGCACTTGTCCGATCTGTCGGCAGCCTGTTTTAGGGTCCAACTTAGCAAACAATGGGTAA
- the RNF6 gene encoding E3 ubiquitin-protein ligase RNF6 isoform X1 has translation MRSAGWGLVGMHRLSRASLWESRSLREALLEARLGRDGPLSKKAQAIEGWIPWHMLKACRKENKKARNLRMNQSRSRSDGGSEETLSQDHNHHENERRWQQERLHREEAYYQFINDLNDEDYRLMRDHNLLGTPGEITSEELQQRLDGVKEQLASQPDLRNGTNYRDSEVPRESSHEDSLLEWLNTFRRTGNATRSGQNGNQTWRAVSRTNPNSGEFRFSLEIHINHENRGFEIHGEDYTDIPLSDRNRAHTANRQQGSTSPVARRTRSQTSVNFSGSSSNIPRTRLASRGQNPAEGSFSTLGRLRTGTGGAAGIPRANASHTNISSHTNQSGGSELRQREGQRFGAAHVWENGDRSNVTVRNTNQRLEPIRLRSTFSSRSRSPIQRQSGTVYHSSQRESRPVQQTTRRSVRRRGRTRVFSEPDRERERRGTAYTPFSNSRLVSRITVEEGEESSRSSTAVRRHPTITLDLQVRRIRPGENRDRDSIANRTRSRVGLAENTVTIESNSGGFRRTISRLERSGIRTYVSTITVPLRRISENELVEPSSVALRSILRQIMTGFGELSSLMEAESESELQRNGQHLPEMHSELSNLGTVNNRSQHREGSSQDRQAQGVSTEMHGENETTQPHTGNSDNRGGRQLRNSNNLVETGTLPILRLAHFFLLNEGDDDDRIRGLTKEQIDNLSTRHYEHNSIDSELGKICSVCISDYVTGNKLRQLPCMHEFHIHCIDRWLSENCTCPICRQPVLGSNLANNG, from the exons ATGCGCTCCGCTGGCTGGGGATTGGTTGGGATGCACCGTCTATCACGTGCTTCCCTGTGGGAATCTAGGTCGCTAAGGGAAGCGTTACTTGAGGCTCGTTTGGGAAGAG ATGGGCCACTCTCAAAAAAGGCACAAGCAATTGAAGGATGGATACCATGGCATATGTTAAAAGCATGTCGAAAGGAAAATAAG AAAGCCAGGAATCTCAGGATGAATCAGTCTAGATCTAGATCAGATGGTGGCAGTGAAGAAACCTTATCTCAAGACCATAATCATCATGAAAATGAGAGAAGATGGCAGCAAGAGCGTCTCCACAGAGAAGAGGCCTATTATCAGTTTATTAATGACCTCAATGATGAAGATTATCGGCTTATGAGAGACCATAACCTTTTAGGCACCCCTG gaGAAATAACATCAGAAGAACTGCAACAGCGGTTAGATGGCGTCAAGGAACAGCTAGCATCTCAGCCTGACTTGAGAAATGGAACGAATTACAGAG ACTCAGAAGTCCCTAGAGAAAGTTCACATGAAGATTCTCTTCTAGAATGGTTGAATACCTTTCGGCGCACAGGAAATGCAACTCGAAGTGGACAAAATGGGAACCAAACTTGGAGAGCTGTGAGTCGAACAAACCCGAACAGTGGAGAATTTCGGTTTAGTTTGGAAATCCACATAAATCATGAAAATAGAGGATTTGAAATTCATGGAGAAGATTATACAGACATTCCACTTTCAGATAGGAACAGAGCTCATACTGCAAATAGGCAACAAGGGTCCACTAGTCCTGTGGCTAGGCGAACAAGAAGCCAAACCTCAGTGAATTTCAGTGGTAGTAGTTCCAACATTCCAAGGACTAGGCTTGCTTCAAGGGGGCAAAATCCAGCTGAAGGATCTTTCTCAACACTGGGAAGGTTAAGAACTGGAACTGGGGGAGCAGCTGGCATTCCTCGAGCTAACGCCTCACACACTAATATCAGTAGTCACACAAACCAATCAGGTGGTAGTGAACTCAGGCAAAGGGAGGGGCAACGGTTTGGAGCAGCACATGTTTGGGAAAATGGGGATAGAAGTAATGTTACAGTGAGGAATACAAACCAAAGATTAGAGCCAATAAGATTACGATCTACTTTCAGTAGTCGAAGCCGTTCACCAATTCAGAGACAGAGTGGCACTGTTTATCATAGTTCCCAAAGGGAAAGTAGACCAGTACAGCAAACCACTAGAAGATCTGTTAGAAGGAGAGGTAGAACTCGAGTCTTTTCAGAGCCAGATAGAGAACGAGAACGCAGAGGTACTGCATATACCCCATTCTCTAATTCAAGGCTTGTGTCAAGAATAACagtagaagaaggagaagaatccAGCAGATCCTCAACTGCTGTACGACGACATCCAACAATCACACTGGACCTTCAAGTGAGAAGGATCCGTCCTGGAGAAAATAGAGATCGGGATAGTATTGCAAATAGAACTCGATCCAGAGTAGGGCTAGCAGAAAATACAGTCACTATTGAAAGCAATAGTGGGGGCTTTCGCCGAACCATTTCTCGTTTAGAGCGGTCAGGTATTCGAACCTATGTTAGTACCATAACAGTTCCTCTTCGTAGGATTTCTGAGAATGAGCTTGTTGAGCCATCATCAGTGGCTCTTCGGTCAATTTTAAGGCAGATCATGACTGGGTTTGGAGAACTGAGTTCTCTAATGGAGGCTGAATCTGAGTCAGAGCTTCAGAGAAATGGCCAGCATTTACCAGAGATGCACTCAGAACTAAGTAACTTAGGTACAGTTAACAACAGGAGCCAGCACAGGGAAGGTTCCTCTCAAGACAGGCAGGCCCAAGGAGTCAGCACTGAAATGCATGGTGAAAACGAGACCACCCAGCCTCATACTGGAAACAGTGACAATAGGGGTGGCAGGCAGTTGCGAAATTCAAACAATTTAGTTGAAACTGGAACACTACCTATTCTTCGCCTTGCTCACTTTTTTTTACTAAAtgaaggtgatgatgatgatcGAATACGTGGTTTAACCAAAGAGCAGATTGACAATCTTTCCACCCGGCACTATGAGCATAACAGTATTGATAGTGAACTAGGTAAAATCTGTAGTGTTTGTATCAGTGACTACGTAACTGGAAACAAGCTCAGGCAATTACCTTGCATGCATGAATTTCACATTCATTGTATTGACCGATGGCTCTCAGAGAATTGCACTTGTCCGATCTGTCGGCAGCCTGTTTTAGGGTCCAACTTAGCAAACAATGGGTAA